Proteins from a genomic interval of Diprion similis isolate iyDipSimi1 chromosome 10, iyDipSimi1.1, whole genome shotgun sequence:
- the LOC124411504 gene encoding crossover junction endonuclease MUS81 isoform X1 has protein sequence MTLSTISTKQFKTVRLSIFFFQDKTVRNSECDAKIIALDELTTSGYLVTMKRIKANPKCPNPLFEKWLEEWKEDTESRGSEMQYCFSKALSSLRKCPLRLETGRDCKILQYFGDKLCTMLDKKLSEYQINSLGTAANTVNQANKLQNSNDCNVNNIEDYLGHRSRQTANKRAKNLNGREPQPAKKVRNPKDNDGTALARDNGVKTNSKNNAYIPAWRSGGYAILLTIYEKMQNPDFIGYISKADLQTDAQRHCDHSLSKPEPDSRYSAWSSMSTLIQKGLVVKNSNPAKYRLTDAGYAVAVQLSEIDEDHPAFNNPFQGSSAERSGNVEISSPVKSCSSANSEEYSPKTNEPVYEINSRSNSPIEIENRENEVVCSKAVTLAEDLDVYSAGQIKEPTNLLDNAEKSSQGSVSSSFETVILAPNTFDVILLVDDRETAGGKVRPKDDMTLAELTRSEVKFEVRNLKLGDFAWIARCKSSGEELILPHIVERKRMDDFSSSIRDGRYQEQKFRLKRSGVDNIIYLVENHGNNQHSVLPLQTLFQAATNTLIQDGFAVKYTSSHRDSMFYLASLTLMLNKIYQKKTLIGCKKDDLTSFNILTNETRLMFFKDFNKAVAKVKNFKLKEMFIRQLVQLRGMSVEKAMAIVEFYPTPCLLKKAYNDAGSSGENLLATIQFGRTQRQLGPMLSRTLHQFYTKKTF, from the exons ATGACTCTCTCCACCATCTCTACTAAACAGTTCAAAACAGTAAGgctatccatttttttttttcaggataaaACTGTCCGCAATTCTGAATGTGATGCGAAAATTATAGCCCTTGATGAATTGACGACAAGCGGGTACTTGGTAACAATGAAGAGAATTAAAGCAAACCCGAAATGTCCAAATcctctttttgaaaaatggctCGAAGAGTGGAAAGAAGATACAGAATCACGAGGTTCAGAGATGCAATATTGTTTCTCAAAGGCTTTGTCTTCTCTAAGAAAATGCCCCCTACGTTTAGAGACAGGCAGAGATTGTAAAATACTACAGTATTTTGGTGACAAACTGTGCACTATGTTGGACAAGAAATTGTCTGAATACCAAATCAACAGCTTAGGCACAGCTGCTAATACCGTGAACCAGGCTAACAAGttgcaaaattcaaatgatTGTAATGTGAATAATATTGAGGATTATTTGGGACATAGATCACGTCAAACTGCGAATAAGAGAGCAAAAAATCTGAATGGCCGTGAACCACAACcagcaaaaaaagtaagaaaccCAAAGGACAATGATGGCACGGCACTGGCTAGAGACAAT GGAGTAAAAACTAATTCTAAGAACAATGCCTACATACCTGCGTGGAGATCTGGAGGCTATGCAATATTGTTAACGATTTATGAAAAGATGCAGAATCCAGATTTCATAG GATATATAAGCAAGGCTGATCTTCAAACCGATGCTCAACGTCATTGTGATCATTCCTTAAGTAAACCAGAACCTGATAGTCGCTATTCCGCATGGTCCTCTATGTCTACTTTAATACAAAAAGGACTCGTCGTTAAAAACAGCAACCCTGCAAA ATACCGTCTAACAGATGCAGGATACGCAGTAGCAGTTCAGCTGTCCGAAATTGATGAAGACCATCCTGCTTTCAACAACCCATTTCAAGGTTCAAGTGCTGAAAGAAGTGGCAATGTTGAGATCTCGTCACCCGTGAAAAGTTGTAGCTCTGCTAACTCAGAAGAGTACAGTCCAAAAACAAACGAGCCGGTTTATGAGATAAACTCTCGCTCAAATTCTCCaattgaaatcgaaaatcgagaaaacgaAGTTGTGTGCAGCAAAGCTGTAACCTTGGCTGAGGACTTGGACGTTTATTCTGCGGGACAGATAAAGGAACCAACTAATTTACTAGACAATGCAGAAAAAAGTAGTCAGGGAAGTGTGAGCTCAAGCTTTGAAACAGTCATTCTTGCACCGAATActtttgatgtgattttatTAGTTGACGACCGCGAAACAGCTGG TGGTAAGGTGAGACCCAAGGACGACATGACACTCGCAGAGTTAACGAGATCAGAAGTCAAATTTGAAGTTCGCAATTTAAAGCTTGGTGATTTTGCTTGGATAGCAAGATGCAAAAGCTCCGGCGAAGAGCTGATCTTGCCCCATATagtagagagaaaaaggatGGATGATTTTAGTAGCAGCATTAGGGATGGGAGATACCAAGAGCAAAAG TTTAGATTGAAGAGATCTGGTgttgataatataatttacCTAGTAGAGAATCATGGCAATAATCAACACTCCGTACTACCTTTGCAAACTCTGTTTCAAGCAGCGACTAACACATTGATTCAGGATGGGTTTGCCGTGAAGTACACCAGTAGTCACAGAGATTCAATGTTTTACTTGGCCTCGCTGACACTGATgctcaataaaatttatcag AAAAAAACTCTTATCGGGTGTAAGAAGGACGATCTAACATCTTTCAATATTCTCACAAACGAAACACGACTTATGTTCTTTAAAGATTTTAACAAAGCAGTCGCCAAAGTAAAA aatttcaaattgaaagaGATGTTCATCCGACAATTGGTTCAACTGAGAGGTATGTCTGTTGAGAAAGCTATGGCGATTGTTGAGTTTTATCCGACGCCATGCTTGCTAAAGAAAGCCTACAATGACGCAGGTTCTAGCGGAGAAAACTTACTAGCTACGATACAGTTTGGAAGAACCCAACGCCAGTTGGGACCTATGCTAAGTAGAACTTTGCACCaattttacacgaaaaaaactttttga
- the LOC124411504 gene encoding crossover junction endonuclease MUS81 isoform X2: MKRIKANPKCPNPLFEKWLEEWKEDTESRGSEMQYCFSKALSSLRKCPLRLETGRDCKILQYFGDKLCTMLDKKLSEYQINSLGTAANTVNQANKLQNSNDCNVNNIEDYLGHRSRQTANKRAKNLNGREPQPAKKVRNPKDNDGTALARDNGVKTNSKNNAYIPAWRSGGYAILLTIYEKMQNPDFIGYISKADLQTDAQRHCDHSLSKPEPDSRYSAWSSMSTLIQKGLVVKNSNPAKYRLTDAGYAVAVQLSEIDEDHPAFNNPFQGSSAERSGNVEISSPVKSCSSANSEEYSPKTNEPVYEINSRSNSPIEIENRENEVVCSKAVTLAEDLDVYSAGQIKEPTNLLDNAEKSSQGSVSSSFETVILAPNTFDVILLVDDRETAGGKVRPKDDMTLAELTRSEVKFEVRNLKLGDFAWIARCKSSGEELILPHIVERKRMDDFSSSIRDGRYQEQKFRLKRSGVDNIIYLVENHGNNQHSVLPLQTLFQAATNTLIQDGFAVKYTSSHRDSMFYLASLTLMLNKIYQKKTLIGCKKDDLTSFNILTNETRLMFFKDFNKAVAKVKNFKLKEMFIRQLVQLRGMSVEKAMAIVEFYPTPCLLKKAYNDAGSSGENLLATIQFGRTQRQLGPMLSRTLHQFYTKKTF; the protein is encoded by the exons ATGAAGAGAATTAAAGCAAACCCGAAATGTCCAAATcctctttttgaaaaatggctCGAAGAGTGGAAAGAAGATACAGAATCACGAGGTTCAGAGATGCAATATTGTTTCTCAAAGGCTTTGTCTTCTCTAAGAAAATGCCCCCTACGTTTAGAGACAGGCAGAGATTGTAAAATACTACAGTATTTTGGTGACAAACTGTGCACTATGTTGGACAAGAAATTGTCTGAATACCAAATCAACAGCTTAGGCACAGCTGCTAATACCGTGAACCAGGCTAACAAGttgcaaaattcaaatgatTGTAATGTGAATAATATTGAGGATTATTTGGGACATAGATCACGTCAAACTGCGAATAAGAGAGCAAAAAATCTGAATGGCCGTGAACCACAACcagcaaaaaaagtaagaaaccCAAAGGACAATGATGGCACGGCACTGGCTAGAGACAAT GGAGTAAAAACTAATTCTAAGAACAATGCCTACATACCTGCGTGGAGATCTGGAGGCTATGCAATATTGTTAACGATTTATGAAAAGATGCAGAATCCAGATTTCATAG GATATATAAGCAAGGCTGATCTTCAAACCGATGCTCAACGTCATTGTGATCATTCCTTAAGTAAACCAGAACCTGATAGTCGCTATTCCGCATGGTCCTCTATGTCTACTTTAATACAAAAAGGACTCGTCGTTAAAAACAGCAACCCTGCAAA ATACCGTCTAACAGATGCAGGATACGCAGTAGCAGTTCAGCTGTCCGAAATTGATGAAGACCATCCTGCTTTCAACAACCCATTTCAAGGTTCAAGTGCTGAAAGAAGTGGCAATGTTGAGATCTCGTCACCCGTGAAAAGTTGTAGCTCTGCTAACTCAGAAGAGTACAGTCCAAAAACAAACGAGCCGGTTTATGAGATAAACTCTCGCTCAAATTCTCCaattgaaatcgaaaatcgagaaaacgaAGTTGTGTGCAGCAAAGCTGTAACCTTGGCTGAGGACTTGGACGTTTATTCTGCGGGACAGATAAAGGAACCAACTAATTTACTAGACAATGCAGAAAAAAGTAGTCAGGGAAGTGTGAGCTCAAGCTTTGAAACAGTCATTCTTGCACCGAATActtttgatgtgattttatTAGTTGACGACCGCGAAACAGCTGG TGGTAAGGTGAGACCCAAGGACGACATGACACTCGCAGAGTTAACGAGATCAGAAGTCAAATTTGAAGTTCGCAATTTAAAGCTTGGTGATTTTGCTTGGATAGCAAGATGCAAAAGCTCCGGCGAAGAGCTGATCTTGCCCCATATagtagagagaaaaaggatGGATGATTTTAGTAGCAGCATTAGGGATGGGAGATACCAAGAGCAAAAG TTTAGATTGAAGAGATCTGGTgttgataatataatttacCTAGTAGAGAATCATGGCAATAATCAACACTCCGTACTACCTTTGCAAACTCTGTTTCAAGCAGCGACTAACACATTGATTCAGGATGGGTTTGCCGTGAAGTACACCAGTAGTCACAGAGATTCAATGTTTTACTTGGCCTCGCTGACACTGATgctcaataaaatttatcag AAAAAAACTCTTATCGGGTGTAAGAAGGACGATCTAACATCTTTCAATATTCTCACAAACGAAACACGACTTATGTTCTTTAAAGATTTTAACAAAGCAGTCGCCAAAGTAAAA aatttcaaattgaaagaGATGTTCATCCGACAATTGGTTCAACTGAGAGGTATGTCTGTTGAGAAAGCTATGGCGATTGTTGAGTTTTATCCGACGCCATGCTTGCTAAAGAAAGCCTACAATGACGCAGGTTCTAGCGGAGAAAACTTACTAGCTACGATACAGTTTGGAAGAACCCAACGCCAGTTGGGACCTATGCTAAGTAGAACTTTGCACCaattttacacgaaaaaaactttttga
- the LOC124411500 gene encoding conserved oligomeric Golgi complex subunit 3 — MSRTKSAPYNLTRWDNPEDPLAPLTQSQKKCLSLLQDEILPADRPSSVTAPHMKIKGDDEEIEEEKEMGYSEKIETYQELLQNYTALEKRFMSVADLKYTAYLEQLKSRRNECHQLCVEIENALQDFATLSKQYTAVSSRTTLLHEASEQLISDQQKLNSFNDEIVRHLKYFKEVDRILEKLEAPTLSVNSEIFFDLLDKIDSNMDFVQNNDSFKESRTYLVKYRHCQSKAITLIQHYVFNQFANATDSILSPKETDNEPKNSDAALALFYGRFQSVLPKIKCVLEQIESKSSKRQEYETLLTECHQSYLSHRGTVLGPGVTQALNSVKERYNGDHCSLVRHSCALLLHASIDEHRLFYQFFSKTSASLNVYLEGLCTSLYDALRPFIIHINHLETLAEICCILRIEMLDEHVQNNSEPLQGFGSICLQLLHDVQERLVFRAHLYLQSDVLNYNPSAGDLAYPEKLKMMEDIAESIREETNQLRMKRISLSSNDSGTPEAISRNHLMMDPLHYQKSSAANSPADLHGMWYPTVRRTLVCLSRLYRCVDRPVFQSLSQEAISLCVQSIETARQKINLRSTPLDAELFQVKHLLILREQIAPFQVDFTIKEYSLDFSKVKTAAFGLLEKRSRLFTLSNNALLEFLLEGAPQMKEQLIDSRKHVDAKLKSTCQRLIQHATHLLIEPVIKLLETAKMYVNSDGSNRIRQQPFGSAQEIAKAVGDTQRLIKFKLPNIQQSMQLYLANRETECILFRPIKNNIVAAFTQLLQLLSNNYTAEELLLIACPLPDQISVTLSSTSLAHGKLAQLEAQRLETEVKPVEEIGDGGVKGNTETSVSTGQTSFTD, encoded by the exons ATGTCAAGAACAAAAAGCGCACCGTATAACCTAACGCGATGGGACAACCCGGAGGATCCACTCGCTCCTCTGACACAGAGTCAAAAAAAGTGTCTATCCTTATTACAGGATGAAATTCTACCAGCGGATCGTCCGAGCAGCGTCACAGCACCTCATATGAAGATAAAGGGTGATGACgaagaaatagaagaagagaaggagaTGGGCTATTCGGAGAAGATCGAGACGTACCAAGAGTTGCTCCAAAATTACACCGCCTTGGAGAAGCGGTTCATGTCTGTTGCGGACCTGAAATACACAGCTTACTTAGAACAGCTGAAATCGCGTCGAAATGAGTGTCACCAACTGTGCGTAGAGATAGAAAATGCGCTGCAAGACTTTGCCACTTTGTCCAAGCAGTATACAGCTGTATCGTCGAGGACAACTTTGCTACACGAGGCCAGTGAGCAGTTGATATCGGACCAACAAAAGTTGAACTCATTCAATGATGAGATAGTGCGCCACTTGAAATACTTCAAAGAGGTCGATCGGATTCTGGAAAAGCTCGAGGCTCCAACTCTCTCCGTGAACAGCGAAATCTTCTTCGATCTACTCGACAAGATCGATTCCAATATGGACTTTGTTCAGAATAACGACAGCTTTAAAGAAAGCAGGACCTACCTCGTTAAATACAGGCACTGCCAGTCCAAGGCTATCACTCTGATACAACACTATGTTTTTAACCAGTTTGCCAATGCCACTGACAGCATTCTAAGCCCTAAAGAAACCGATAACGAACCCAAGAACTCAGACGCTGCTTTAGCTCTATTTTATGGCAGGTTTCAGTCTGTCCTACCCAAGATAAAATGCGTTCTGGAACAGATTGAGTCCAAGTCTTCGAAAAGACAAGAGTATGAGACACTATTGACGGAGTGCCATCAGTCTTACTTGAGCCATAGAGGAACGGTTTTAGGCCCTGGTGTCACTCAGGCTCTCAATTCCGTTAAGGAAAG GTATAACGGGGACCATTGCAGTCTGGTGCGTCATTCGTGTGCGCTGTTGTTGCATGCGTCAATAGATGAGCACCGTCTGTTCTATCAGTTCTTCAGCAAGACATCAGCATCGTTGAACGTCTACTTAGAAGGTCTTTGCACATCTCTGTATGACGCGCTCCGACCTTTTATCATTCACATCAATCATCTCGAAACACTTGCCGAGATCTGCTGCATCCTCAGAATAGAGATGCTCGACGAACATGTGCAGAACAACTCTGAGCCTCTTCAAGGCTTTGGCAGTATCTGCCTCCAGCTCCTTCACGACGTTCAGGAACGTCTGGTCTTCCGAGCACATCTGTACTTACAGTCCGACGTTCTTAATTACAATCCTTCAGCTGGGGACCTTGCATATCCGGAGAAACTCAAGATGATGGAGGACATTGCAGAGTCAATACGTGAGGAAACTAACCAGCTCAGAATGAAACGAATTTCTCTATCGTCGAATGATAGCGGAACGCCTGAGGCAATTTCTCGGAATCATTTGATGATGGATCCGCTTCATTATCAGAAGTCTAGCGCTGCGAACTCTCCAGCTGATTTGCATGGAATGTGGTATCCGACAGTGAGACGCACCCTTGTTTGTCTCTCTAGGCTTTACAGGTGCGTCGATAGGCCAGTCTTTCAATCCCTGAGTCAGGAAGCCATATCGCTTTGCGTTCAGAGTATAGAGACTGCTCGACAGAAGATAAACCTGAGGTCTACGCCACTGGATGCGGAACTCTTCCAAGTTAAGCATTTACTGATACTGCGCGAGCAGATCGCCCCTTTTCAAGTGGATTTCACCATAAAGGAATATAGCCTGGACTTTTCCAAAGTTAAGACAGCAGCTTTTGGACTTCTTGAAAAAAGGTCCAGACTTTTTACGCTCTCAAATAACGCTTTGTTGGAGTTTCTGCTAGAAGGCGCTCCACAGATGAAAGAGCAGCTCATTGATTCACGTAAACATGTAGACGCTAAGCTCAAATCGACCTGTCAACGTCTGATACAGCATGCTACCCACTTGCTGATTGAGCCAGTGATAAAGTTGCTGGAGACAGCAAAAATGTATGTCAATTCCGATGGATCAAATAGAATAAGGCAGCAGCCCTTTGGCTCAGCCCAAGAAATAGCTAAAGCTGTTGGGGATACTCAGAGACTTATTAAATTCAAGTTACCAAATATTCAGCAGTCGATGCAGCTGTACTTGGCCAACAGAGAAACTGAATGCATACTTTTTAGGCCTATTAAGAACAACATCGTTGCTGCTTTTACACAGTTGCTGCAATTGCTGAGCAATAATTATACCGCCGAGGAACTCCTCCTCATTGCTTGTCCCTTGCCTGATCAGATTTCAGTTACTCTAAGCTCAACCAGCCTTGCACACGGAAAGTTGGCCCAACTCGAAGCACAGCGATTAGAGACAGAAGTAAAACCGGTAGAAGAAATAGGAGATGGCGGAGTCAAGGGTAATACGGAAACTTCCGTTAGTACTGGTCAAACTTCGTTtacagattga
- the LOC124411504 gene encoding crossover junction endonuclease MUS81 isoform X3, which translates to MTLSTISTKQFKTVRLSIFFFQDKTVRNSECDAKIIALDELTTSGYLVTMKRIKANPKCPNPLFEKWLEEWKEDTESRGSEMQYCFSKALSSLRKCPLRLETGRDCKILQYFGDKLCTMLDKKLSEYQINSLGTAANTVNQANKLQNSNDCNVNNIEDYLGHRSRQTANKRAKNLNGREPQPAKKVRNPKDNDGTALARDNGVKTNSKNNAYIPAWRSGGYAILLTIYEKMQNPDFIGYISKADLQTDAQRHCDHSLSKPEPDSRYSAWSSMSTLIQKGLVVKNSNPAKYRLTDAGYAVAVQLSEIDEDHPAFNNPFQGSSAERSGNVEISSPVKSCSSANSEEYSPKTNEPVYEINSRSNSPIEIENRENEVVCSKAVTLAEDLDVYSAGQIKEPTNLLDNAEKSSQGSVSSSFETVILAPNTFDVILLVDDRETAGGKVRPKDDMTLAELTRSEVKFEVRNLKLGDFAWIARCKSSGEELILPHIVERKRMDDFSSSIRDGRYQEQKKKTLIGCKKDDLTSFNILTNETRLMFFKDFNKAVAKVKNFKLKEMFIRQLVQLRGMSVEKAMAIVEFYPTPCLLKKAYNDAGSSGENLLATIQFGRTQRQLGPMLSRTLHQFYTKKTF; encoded by the exons ATGACTCTCTCCACCATCTCTACTAAACAGTTCAAAACAGTAAGgctatccatttttttttttcaggataaaACTGTCCGCAATTCTGAATGTGATGCGAAAATTATAGCCCTTGATGAATTGACGACAAGCGGGTACTTGGTAACAATGAAGAGAATTAAAGCAAACCCGAAATGTCCAAATcctctttttgaaaaatggctCGAAGAGTGGAAAGAAGATACAGAATCACGAGGTTCAGAGATGCAATATTGTTTCTCAAAGGCTTTGTCTTCTCTAAGAAAATGCCCCCTACGTTTAGAGACAGGCAGAGATTGTAAAATACTACAGTATTTTGGTGACAAACTGTGCACTATGTTGGACAAGAAATTGTCTGAATACCAAATCAACAGCTTAGGCACAGCTGCTAATACCGTGAACCAGGCTAACAAGttgcaaaattcaaatgatTGTAATGTGAATAATATTGAGGATTATTTGGGACATAGATCACGTCAAACTGCGAATAAGAGAGCAAAAAATCTGAATGGCCGTGAACCACAACcagcaaaaaaagtaagaaaccCAAAGGACAATGATGGCACGGCACTGGCTAGAGACAAT GGAGTAAAAACTAATTCTAAGAACAATGCCTACATACCTGCGTGGAGATCTGGAGGCTATGCAATATTGTTAACGATTTATGAAAAGATGCAGAATCCAGATTTCATAG GATATATAAGCAAGGCTGATCTTCAAACCGATGCTCAACGTCATTGTGATCATTCCTTAAGTAAACCAGAACCTGATAGTCGCTATTCCGCATGGTCCTCTATGTCTACTTTAATACAAAAAGGACTCGTCGTTAAAAACAGCAACCCTGCAAA ATACCGTCTAACAGATGCAGGATACGCAGTAGCAGTTCAGCTGTCCGAAATTGATGAAGACCATCCTGCTTTCAACAACCCATTTCAAGGTTCAAGTGCTGAAAGAAGTGGCAATGTTGAGATCTCGTCACCCGTGAAAAGTTGTAGCTCTGCTAACTCAGAAGAGTACAGTCCAAAAACAAACGAGCCGGTTTATGAGATAAACTCTCGCTCAAATTCTCCaattgaaatcgaaaatcgagaaaacgaAGTTGTGTGCAGCAAAGCTGTAACCTTGGCTGAGGACTTGGACGTTTATTCTGCGGGACAGATAAAGGAACCAACTAATTTACTAGACAATGCAGAAAAAAGTAGTCAGGGAAGTGTGAGCTCAAGCTTTGAAACAGTCATTCTTGCACCGAATActtttgatgtgattttatTAGTTGACGACCGCGAAACAGCTGG TGGTAAGGTGAGACCCAAGGACGACATGACACTCGCAGAGTTAACGAGATCAGAAGTCAAATTTGAAGTTCGCAATTTAAAGCTTGGTGATTTTGCTTGGATAGCAAGATGCAAAAGCTCCGGCGAAGAGCTGATCTTGCCCCATATagtagagagaaaaaggatGGATGATTTTAGTAGCAGCATTAGGGATGGGAGATACCAAGAGCAAAAG AAAAAAACTCTTATCGGGTGTAAGAAGGACGATCTAACATCTTTCAATATTCTCACAAACGAAACACGACTTATGTTCTTTAAAGATTTTAACAAAGCAGTCGCCAAAGTAAAA aatttcaaattgaaagaGATGTTCATCCGACAATTGGTTCAACTGAGAGGTATGTCTGTTGAGAAAGCTATGGCGATTGTTGAGTTTTATCCGACGCCATGCTTGCTAAAGAAAGCCTACAATGACGCAGGTTCTAGCGGAGAAAACTTACTAGCTACGATACAGTTTGGAAGAACCCAACGCCAGTTGGGACCTATGCTAAGTAGAACTTTGCACCaattttacacgaaaaaaactttttga